Proteins from a single region of Harpia harpyja isolate bHarHar1 chromosome 14, bHarHar1 primary haplotype, whole genome shotgun sequence:
- the PIRT gene encoding phosphoinositide-interacting protein, whose protein sequence is MVSSSEPITMEIPPKSPDGSEKSPQSKEMLASNTASTLCISSRSESVWTSTSRSKWDIYHKPVIVVSVGAAVFLFGMVITSLSCIQTKNKNVYKMCGPAFLSLGLMLLVCGLVWIPIIRKKQKQRQKSQFLQSLKSFFFNR, encoded by the coding sequence GTCTCCTCCTCAGAACCCATCACCATGGAAATTCCCCCCAAGAGCCCTGACGGGAGTGAGAAGTCTCCTCAGTCCAAGGAGATGTTGGCCAGTAACACAGCCAGCACCCTCTGCATCAGCTCCCGGAGCGAGTCTGTCTGGACCAGCACATCCAGAAGCAAGTGGGACATATACCACAAGCCTGTCATTGTTGTGTCTGTCGGAGCAGCCGTCTTCCTCTTCGGGATGGTCATCACTAGCCTGTCTTGCATCCAAaccaagaacaaaaatgtttacaaaatgtGTGGCCCAGCTTTCCTGTCCTTGGGACTGATGCTCCTCGTTTGTGGCCTTGTCTGGATCCCCATCATCcggaagaagcagaagcagaggcagaagTCACAGTTTCTGCAGAGCCTCAAGTCCTTCTTCTTTAACCGCTGA